The Halomicronema hongdechloris C2206 genome includes a window with the following:
- the sodX gene encoding nickel-type superoxide dismutase maturation protease has protein sequence MPLIKPTRLRSSRPRDWLLFLVCRRRRFRVTGRSMLPLLFPGQEVLVDPTAYRRPTGAPRLGDLVIAYHPYRPGLRLIKYVAWHTEAGYFLQGLNPAESSDSREFGPVTREHLLGQVVCRFP, from the coding sequence TTGCCTCTAATCAAGCCCACTCGGCTACGGAGCAGCCGTCCTCGGGATTGGCTGCTCTTTCTAGTGTGCCGGCGGCGACGATTTCGGGTGACCGGGCGCTCGATGCTCCCCCTGCTCTTCCCTGGGCAAGAGGTTCTAGTGGACCCCACCGCCTATCGCCGCCCCACTGGTGCCCCCCGGCTGGGAGACCTCGTCATTGCCTATCATCCCTATCGTCCTGGCCTGCGCTTGATCAAGTATGTGGCTTGGCATACGGAGGCCGGATACTTTTTGCAAGGATTAAACCCAGCAGAAAGCAGCGACAGCCGGGAGTTTGGGCCAGTCACCCGAGAACATCTCCTCGGGCAGGTTGTCTGTCGCTTTCCCTAG
- a CDS encoding 16S rRNA (uracil(1498)-N(3))-methyltransferase, translating into MTLQRLVVDPIQMQADQLHLTAEQQRYLHRVLRYRPGDRFMALDGHGHQWLAELTPDLALAVVVSPGASVVPAPQVDITLMAALPKGNSFDQVVRQATELGVSCIQPVISDRTLLHPSPKRLDRWRRIAAEAMEQSEQPRVPPILAPCPWSSLLIPSPEARYLCVARQDAPSLLACLLQQSYRRITIAIGPEGGWSPSEVEAALVAGFQPVSLGNTVLRAVTAPVVALAVAHAAANLQAVDH; encoded by the coding sequence GTGACTCTTCAACGCCTTGTCGTCGACCCAATTCAGATGCAGGCCGATCAACTGCATCTCACCGCTGAGCAACAGCGATATCTCCACCGAGTATTACGGTATCGCCCTGGGGATCGGTTCATGGCCCTAGATGGCCACGGACACCAGTGGCTGGCAGAGTTAACCCCCGATCTGGCCCTAGCCGTGGTAGTGTCTCCCGGGGCGAGTGTGGTGCCTGCCCCCCAGGTCGACATCACGCTGATGGCCGCCTTACCCAAGGGCAACAGCTTCGATCAGGTCGTGCGTCAAGCCACCGAATTAGGGGTCAGCTGCATTCAACCGGTGATTAGCGATCGCACCTTATTACACCCCAGCCCCAAGCGCTTAGACCGTTGGCGGCGCATTGCGGCTGAGGCGATGGAGCAATCTGAACAGCCACGGGTACCGCCAATTCTAGCCCCCTGCCCTTGGTCCTCCTTGCTGATTCCCAGCCCCGAAGCCCGTTATCTATGCGTCGCTCGCCAGGATGCCCCTTCTTTATTAGCCTGTCTGCTGCAGCAATCGTACCGAAGGATAACCATTGCCATTGGGCCTGAGGGAGGATGGAGCCCCAGTGAGGTAGAAGCCGCCTTAGTCGCTGGGTTCCAGCCTGTGTCTCTCGGCAATACCGTGCTGCGGGCAGTGACAGCCCCTGTGGTGGCTCTAGCGGTCGCCCATGCCGCTGCCAACCTGCAGGCAGTAGATCATTAA
- the rpsR gene encoding 30S ribosomal protein S18 yields MAYFRRRVSPIRPDEKIDYKDVDLLRKFITERGKILPRRITGLTAKQQRDLTAAIKRARMLALLPYVNREG; encoded by the coding sequence ATGGCTTATTTTCGTCGGCGCGTGTCGCCCATCAGACCAGATGAGAAAATTGACTACAAAGATGTTGATTTGCTGCGTAAGTTCATCACCGAGCGCGGTAAAATCCTGCCTCGTCGAATCACCGGGTTGACGGCGAAGCAACAGCGGGATCTCACCGCCGCCATCAAGCGAGCCCGCATGTTGGCCTTGTTGCCCTACGTCAATCGCGAGGGCTAG
- a CDS encoding chromophore lyase CpcT/CpeT, which produces MSHATDVLTLARWMAADFCNQAQAFDNPPLYAHIRVCMRPLVPEVLSGPSLYVEQAYNFMLSRPYRARVLRLMSRDNHIEIENYMIKNQEAFYGAARKQGEGVSMTAADLEKMPGCNMIVAWTGHSFKGKVEPGKACMVERQGRKTYLDSEFEIDAEKFISWDRGRDPDTDEHLWGSLAGPFLFTRRASYAHEVR; this is translated from the coding sequence ATGTCTCACGCTACTGACGTTCTCACCCTGGCTCGCTGGATGGCAGCTGACTTTTGCAATCAGGCTCAAGCCTTCGATAATCCCCCCCTCTATGCCCACATTCGGGTGTGTATGCGGCCGTTGGTGCCCGAGGTTCTCTCTGGACCCAGCCTGTATGTGGAGCAAGCTTACAATTTCATGCTCAGTCGGCCCTATCGGGCTCGGGTCCTGAGGCTAATGTCCCGGGACAACCATATCGAGATCGAAAATTATATGATCAAGAACCAAGAGGCCTTCTACGGGGCTGCCCGTAAGCAGGGGGAGGGGGTGTCTATGACTGCTGCCGACCTAGAGAAAATGCCGGGCTGCAACATGATCGTGGCGTGGACTGGCCACAGCTTTAAAGGCAAGGTAGAGCCGGGCAAGGCCTGTATGGTGGAGCGTCAGGGTCGTAAAACCTATCTGGACAGTGAATTTGAAATCGATGCCGAGAAGTTTATCAGTTGGGATCGGGGCCGAGACCCCGACACCGATGAGCATCTCTGGGGCTCTTTAGCGGGGCCGTTCCTGTTTACCCGGCGGGCCAGCTATGCCCACGAGGTCCGCTGA
- the rpmG gene encoding 50S ribosomal protein L33 — protein sequence MAKGVRIVITLECTECRSNTDKRSPGVSRYTTQKNRRNTSSRLELKKFCPHCNKHTIHKETK from the coding sequence ATGGCTAAAGGCGTTCGCATTGTAATTACTCTTGAGTGCACCGAGTGCCGCTCCAATACAGATAAGCGGTCTCCCGGTGTCTCGCGCTACACGACACAGAAAAATCGACGAAATACATCGTCTCGGCTAGAGCTGAAGAAGTTCTGCCCCCACTGCAATAAGCATACGATCCACAAGGAAACCAAGTAG
- a CDS encoding ribonuclease catalytic domain-containing protein has protein sequence MVDKGTLVEFRVQGSPRLGVVERPGGKKAWVVIDQGGQAHTLHPRDITYEVAGSDWQSSDISTFLQDVDNYIDPSHLEIAWELLHEAGESTDPASLALLLFSDQSPPSSYAAHRLLSDDKLFFKQKGNRYEPRSQAQVEERLHQIHQETKRQQEWNDFLQRARQCLGAEAVVWHKSDRPRLDALERFALFGEEAHQRSAAVEILQALNQDTTPAGAFELLVSLGVWSPHENLPLRRSQMPTQFSEEILTMATRRLSNVPPDPDGPRLDLTHLKVYTIDDENTSEIDDGLSLESLADGRQRLWIHIADPTRWLEPGDALDLEARRRCTTLYLPTGMIPMFPAELATGPMSLLQGQVCCALSFAVLLNQAGGLVDYSIHPTLIKPTYRLTYEDADEMLDLALQDEPELAAIAQWAKQRQAWRLAQGAIAIQMPESAIRVSETEDEITIDVLDDSPARQMVAEMMILAGEVAACYGETHALPIPFRSQPQPELPSDEELLQLPSGWVRDCAIRRCMPRSEVSLVPNRHATLGLDHYSQVTSPIRRYTDLLAHFQIKAHLRGDSPPFSPAELTELTQGAMTAAYEATMVERQTKRYWALEYLRRRQDQIWSAMLLRWLRQHEGLGLIMLEELGLELPLRVDRTLELGEHLKVRVARANPRQDVVQLEEATEVAAPPVV, from the coding sequence TTGGTTGATAAAGGCACACTGGTTGAATTTCGAGTACAGGGCAGCCCCAGACTAGGGGTTGTCGAGCGGCCAGGGGGCAAAAAAGCCTGGGTGGTTATTGATCAGGGGGGGCAGGCCCATACTCTGCATCCGCGGGATATCACCTATGAAGTGGCCGGGAGCGATTGGCAATCCTCAGATATTTCTACCTTTCTACAGGATGTGGACAATTACATCGACCCGTCCCATCTAGAAATAGCGTGGGAACTTTTGCACGAAGCCGGAGAGTCCACTGATCCGGCTTCATTGGCACTGCTATTGTTTTCCGATCAGAGCCCGCCCTCGAGCTATGCAGCCCATCGCTTGCTCTCAGACGACAAACTCTTCTTTAAGCAGAAAGGCAATCGCTACGAGCCTCGCTCCCAGGCTCAGGTAGAGGAACGGCTGCACCAGATTCATCAGGAGACTAAACGCCAGCAGGAATGGAATGACTTCCTGCAGCGGGCGCGGCAGTGTTTAGGAGCGGAGGCGGTCGTCTGGCATAAAAGTGATCGTCCCCGCCTAGATGCCCTAGAGCGCTTTGCTCTATTCGGTGAGGAGGCCCATCAACGGTCGGCAGCGGTGGAAATCTTACAGGCGTTAAATCAGGACACTACTCCTGCCGGGGCGTTTGAGTTACTGGTGTCACTGGGAGTGTGGAGTCCCCACGAGAATCTGCCGCTGCGCCGCAGCCAGATGCCGACTCAGTTTTCTGAGGAGATACTCACTATGGCGACGCGACGGCTCAGCAATGTTCCCCCAGATCCCGATGGTCCCCGACTCGATCTCACTCACTTGAAGGTCTATACCATCGATGATGAGAATACCAGTGAGATCGATGATGGCCTCAGCTTGGAGTCTTTGGCAGATGGTCGGCAACGTCTGTGGATTCATATTGCTGACCCGACTCGCTGGCTAGAACCTGGAGACGCCCTCGATCTGGAGGCTCGCCGCCGCTGCACGACCCTGTATTTGCCCACAGGCATGATCCCGATGTTCCCGGCCGAGTTGGCCACGGGGCCGATGAGTCTGTTGCAGGGGCAGGTTTGCTGTGCCCTGAGTTTTGCAGTGCTGTTGAATCAGGCTGGCGGCTTGGTCGACTACAGCATTCATCCCACTCTGATTAAGCCAACCTATCGGCTCACCTATGAAGATGCCGATGAAATGCTGGACTTGGCCCTGCAGGATGAACCGGAATTAGCTGCGATCGCACAGTGGGCCAAGCAGCGTCAGGCCTGGCGCCTGGCCCAGGGAGCCATTGCCATCCAGATGCCTGAATCTGCCATCAGGGTATCGGAAACCGAGGACGAGATTACCATTGATGTCCTCGATGATTCCCCGGCCCGGCAGATGGTAGCTGAAATGATGATCTTGGCCGGGGAGGTGGCGGCTTGCTACGGCGAGACCCATGCCTTGCCGATTCCTTTTCGCAGTCAGCCCCAACCGGAACTGCCCAGTGACGAAGAACTGCTGCAGTTACCCAGCGGTTGGGTGCGAGACTGTGCCATTCGCCGCTGCATGCCCCGCAGTGAGGTTAGCCTGGTGCCCAACCGCCATGCCACCCTAGGGCTCGATCACTACAGTCAGGTGACGTCGCCGATTCGTCGCTACACCGATCTGCTGGCCCACTTTCAAATCAAGGCCCACCTGCGAGGCGACTCGCCTCCATTTTCTCCGGCAGAACTGACTGAACTCACCCAGGGGGCCATGACAGCGGCCTACGAAGCCACCATGGTGGAGCGCCAGACCAAACGCTATTGGGCCCTAGAATATCTGCGTCGCCGTCAGGACCAGATCTGGTCGGCCATGTTACTGCGCTGGCTGCGGCAACACGAAGGCTTGGGCCTAATCATGCTAGAAGAGCTGGGTTTAGAGCTGCCCCTGCGGGTCGATCGCACCCTGGAGTTGGGAGAGCATCTGAAGGTACGGGTAGCGCGGGCAAATCCTCGTCAAGACGTGGTGCAGCTGGAAGAAGCGACCGAAGTGGCTGCCCCTCCTGTCGTCTAG
- a CDS encoding RDD family protein — MSSDSPLVPYPRVPLGRRAAALVVDSLLVGTLSATLAGTFLLWLVIFMVLWLGLRVAIAGRQHGQSLGRWAFDMRVVEPWSGRTPLLLPLAQREAVVGVGSALALYGLTHLSPTNAWALLLPLPLLADCGSAWLDPVRRLTFHDRLSQTTVVPSQRGYSLDLKLKKWFAEFRRRVEK; from the coding sequence ATGTCGTCTGATTCCCCGCTTGTTCCCTATCCTCGTGTTCCCCTAGGCCGTCGTGCCGCCGCCTTGGTGGTCGACAGTCTACTAGTAGGAACCCTGAGTGCCACCCTGGCGGGCACCTTTCTGCTCTGGTTGGTTATCTTCATGGTGCTCTGGCTGGGCCTGCGCGTTGCCATTGCTGGACGTCAGCATGGCCAAAGCTTGGGGCGTTGGGCCTTTGATATGCGAGTAGTAGAGCCCTGGAGTGGACGCACGCCCTTACTGCTTCCCTTAGCCCAACGGGAAGCCGTCGTTGGCGTCGGATCTGCCCTGGCGTTGTACGGCCTTACCCACCTCAGCCCTACCAATGCCTGGGCTCTCCTGTTGCCCCTACCCTTATTAGCGGATTGTGGTAGCGCCTGGTTAGATCCTGTGCGACGACTGACATTTCACGATCGCCTCAGCCAAACCACTGTAGTGCCAAGCCAGCGAGGCTATTCCCTAGATCTGAAATTAAAGAAATGGTTTGCGGAGTTCCGGCGTCGTGTGGAAAAATAG
- a CDS encoding agmatinase family protein yields the protein MVRRDDIVRSFDPSGVGLDNGNLFGLPFDYDTANLIVFGVPWEVTVSYHAGTARGPQRILQASPQLDLYDLDCPDGWQQGIYLAPIPDWIEAQNQPMRSQAARVIAATEQGIAIEAEASLRADLAAVNQAGERVNHWLQQQAEAALALGKQVAVIGGDHSVPLGYIQALATRYPEFGVLQIDAHADLRQAYQGFQFSHASIMHNVLTLPQMTRLVQVGVRDICHDEVALIHDAGGRVMPYYDAVLREKRYGGTPWLGLCQQMVAALPQQVYISFDVDGLDPKLCPHTGTPVPGGLDLEEAFCLCREVVRSGRHIIGFDVSEVGDDEWDGNVGARILYKLSNLMMLSQGGALHRQGADMVLRE from the coding sequence ATGGTTAGACGCGACGATATTGTGCGGTCCTTTGATCCCAGTGGTGTGGGCCTGGATAATGGTAATTTGTTCGGACTGCCCTTTGACTATGACACGGCTAACCTAATTGTGTTTGGGGTGCCTTGGGAGGTGACGGTCTCCTACCATGCGGGGACTGCCCGCGGCCCCCAGCGGATATTACAGGCTTCCCCCCAGCTCGATCTCTATGATTTGGATTGCCCGGATGGCTGGCAGCAGGGCATTTATCTTGCCCCTATCCCCGATTGGATCGAGGCCCAAAATCAGCCGATGCGATCGCAGGCTGCCCGGGTCATTGCCGCCACTGAGCAAGGGATTGCCATCGAGGCAGAGGCTAGCCTCAGGGCGGATCTGGCGGCGGTGAATCAAGCGGGTGAGCGGGTGAACCACTGGTTGCAGCAACAAGCGGAGGCGGCCCTGGCCTTGGGCAAGCAGGTGGCCGTCATCGGTGGGGACCACAGCGTTCCCCTGGGGTATATCCAGGCCTTGGCGACGCGATATCCTGAGTTTGGGGTGCTACAGATCGATGCCCATGCCGATTTGCGACAGGCTTACCAGGGATTTCAGTTTTCCCATGCCTCGATCATGCATAACGTGTTGACCTTGCCCCAGATGACTCGGTTAGTACAGGTGGGGGTGCGAGACATTTGCCATGATGAGGTGGCGCTAATCCACGATGCCGGGGGACGAGTGATGCCCTACTACGATGCCGTCTTGCGAGAAAAGCGCTATGGCGGTACTCCCTGGCTAGGGTTATGTCAGCAGATGGTAGCGGCCCTGCCCCAGCAGGTATACATCAGCTTTGACGTGGATGGCTTAGACCCAAAGTTATGTCCCCACACGGGGACGCCTGTCCCCGGAGGCCTAGACCTGGAAGAGGCCTTCTGCCTCTGTCGAGAGGTGGTGCGTAGCGGTCGTCACATCATCGGCTTCGATGTCTCTGAGGTGGGGGATGACGAGTGGGATGGCAATGTGGGGGCTCGGATTCTCTATAAATTGAGTAATTTGATGATGCTATCCCAGGGCGGTGCTCTGCATCGGCAGGGGGCAGATATGGTGTTACGGGAGTGA
- a CDS encoding PstS family phosphate ABC transporter substrate-binding protein, whose translation MIKARFTGAFTALTLLSMGCSQAPTPDSGAEAANGAAITIDGSSTVYPITNEIAQEFQFEHSAAPPITVSFSGTGGGFRKFCAGETDISNASRPITPDEMETCKAAGIEFIELPVAYDALTVVVHRDNDWANDITLEELQTLWQSEAEGTISTWKQIRETWPDQPINLYGPGEDSGTYDYFTEVATGESGESRQDYTASEDDMELVRGVRTDPNALGYFGYAYYEESRAALKALAIDGGEGPVLPSDDTVRDGTYQPFARPLFIYVNAAAAEANPHLQAFVEYYLANARHLVQVVGYVPLPDQAYALALDHFQGRQIGTVFDGQAQPGLTIEALLQKEAAF comes from the coding sequence ATGATTAAAGCAAGGTTTACAGGGGCCTTTACGGCACTGACTCTTCTCAGTATGGGGTGCTCCCAGGCACCGACCCCAGATTCTGGTGCCGAGGCAGCCAATGGCGCGGCAATTACCATCGATGGCTCTAGCACGGTCTATCCAATTACCAACGAAATAGCCCAAGAGTTTCAATTCGAGCACTCCGCTGCTCCCCCTATTACTGTCTCCTTCTCGGGCACCGGGGGCGGCTTCCGCAAGTTCTGTGCCGGGGAAACAGACATCAGTAATGCCTCCCGCCCGATTACCCCTGATGAAATGGAAACCTGCAAGGCTGCCGGCATCGAGTTTATAGAACTGCCGGTAGCCTACGACGCCCTCACTGTGGTAGTTCATCGAGACAACGATTGGGCCAATGATATTACCCTAGAAGAGCTGCAAACCCTGTGGCAATCAGAGGCGGAGGGGACTATTTCCACCTGGAAACAGATCAGAGAGACCTGGCCTGATCAGCCGATTAATCTCTATGGGCCCGGCGAAGATTCCGGCACCTACGATTACTTTACGGAAGTCGCCACGGGGGAATCTGGAGAGAGTCGGCAAGATTACACCGCCAGCGAAGATGACATGGAACTAGTCCGTGGGGTCCGCACCGATCCTAATGCCCTCGGATATTTTGGCTATGCCTATTACGAGGAAAGCCGAGCGGCCCTGAAAGCCCTAGCCATCGATGGGGGCGAGGGACCAGTCTTGCCTTCAGATGACACCGTCCGGGATGGCACCTATCAACCCTTCGCCCGTCCCCTGTTTATCTATGTCAATGCTGCCGCTGCCGAGGCGAATCCTCACCTGCAGGCCTTCGTCGAGTATTATCTGGCCAATGCCCGCCATCTGGTCCAGGTAGTCGGGTATGTGCCGTTGCCGGATCAGGCCTATGCCTTAGCCCTCGACCACTTTCAAGGCCGCCAGATTGGCACTGTCTTCGACGGCCAGGCCCAACCCGGATTAACCATCGAAGCCCTGCTACAGAAGGAAGCTGCCTTCTAG
- the speE gene encoding polyamine aminopropyltransferase — protein sequence MHSLGRHILVEFFGCSSEILNDVPYIENSMRRAAQEAGATLISSVFHHFSPFGVSGVVVIQESHLAIHTWPEYRYAAVDLFTCGHAVNPWVSYNILKQAFQADHGSAIELNRGALELLEKSEVDLGELRDQVTQKLVEPKFSRSVWFTDRDENIALSIRHKGDRVFREKSPYQTVEIFDTYAYGKMLTVDNVVMCTEKDENAYHEMIVHVPMLLNPDIRRVLVIGGGDGGSVREILRHPQVEAVTMVEIDEVVVRASRQYLPSLSHALDDPKLNLIIGDGIRFMQAAASEAYDLIVIDSSDPVGPSEGLFSPSFYEQAHRCLKPGGVMTAQSESPRFNHAAFVDLVQCLRSIFGRDYVHCYLAFIPTYPTGMWSFTYSSKGGADPIRGFDRKRAAAFAAQENLQYYNADIHPAAFCLPTFVKNMLNG from the coding sequence ATGCACTCTCTGGGTAGACACATTCTAGTCGAGTTCTTTGGCTGTTCATCAGAAATTTTGAATGATGTGCCCTACATCGAAAACAGTATGCGTAGGGCCGCTCAAGAAGCAGGAGCAACCTTGATTAGCTCGGTGTTTCATCACTTTTCACCCTTTGGTGTATCTGGGGTGGTGGTGATTCAGGAGAGCCATTTAGCCATTCACACTTGGCCTGAGTATCGCTATGCAGCCGTGGATCTCTTTACCTGTGGCCATGCGGTAAATCCTTGGGTGTCTTACAACATTCTCAAACAAGCGTTTCAGGCGGACCATGGCTCGGCTATTGAACTTAACCGCGGTGCCCTAGAACTGTTGGAGAAGTCGGAAGTTGACCTGGGGGAATTGCGGGATCAGGTGACTCAGAAATTAGTCGAGCCGAAATTCAGCCGCAGCGTCTGGTTCACTGATCGAGATGAAAATATTGCGCTGTCAATACGGCACAAGGGAGATCGGGTATTTCGGGAGAAATCCCCTTATCAAACGGTCGAGATTTTCGACACCTATGCCTACGGCAAAATGCTCACCGTTGACAATGTCGTGATGTGCACGGAAAAGGATGAAAATGCCTATCACGAGATGATTGTCCATGTGCCCATGCTGCTGAATCCTGATATTCGCCGGGTATTGGTAATTGGTGGGGGTGATGGCGGCAGTGTGCGGGAAATTCTGCGTCACCCCCAGGTTGAGGCGGTAACGATGGTGGAAATCGACGAGGTTGTCGTGCGAGCCTCACGGCAGTATTTACCGTCGTTGTCTCATGCCCTCGATGATCCAAAACTCAATCTCATCATTGGTGATGGCATTCGGTTTATGCAAGCGGCGGCTAGTGAGGCCTATGACCTGATTGTGATTGATTCCTCGGATCCGGTCGGGCCTTCTGAGGGGCTATTCAGCCCGAGTTTCTATGAGCAGGCTCACCGCTGTCTTAAACCAGGGGGAGTGATGACAGCCCAGAGTGAGTCGCCGCGATTTAACCATGCTGCCTTCGTGGATTTGGTCCAGTGCCTGCGAAGCATTTTTGGCCGGGATTATGTCCATTGCTATTTGGCCTTTATCCCGACTTATCCGACGGGCATGTGGAGTTTTACCTACAGTTCTAAGGGGGGAGCCGATCCCATCCGTGGCTTCGATCGGAAGCGGGCTGCCGCCTTTGCCGCCCAGGAAAACTTACAGTACTACAATGCCGATATTCATCCGGCGGCGTTTTGTTTACCGACGTTTGTCAAAAATATGCTGAATGGTTAG
- a CDS encoding phycobiliprotein lyase: MPFSVDTARLLAEPLITAFFQASAGRWLSERRYYTLPDGKVQEVVSHIAIRFLQAGSAELLHLADLHQLQQQDALICGAEVAWESNYPNTSRKPVKGSTVFGVRGTLLYRDRGFATSKPVTAQFLFRDPKTLQLRTEYNDSVFEEELKLVGRQYRTRQTIISRAGQQQMIGQYLERRC, translated from the coding sequence ATGCCTTTCTCGGTTGATACCGCTCGCCTGCTAGCGGAGCCCCTGATTACAGCCTTCTTCCAAGCATCTGCTGGCCGCTGGCTCTCGGAGCGACGCTACTATACCCTCCCTGACGGCAAGGTGCAGGAGGTGGTGAGTCACATTGCCATTCGTTTCCTCCAGGCTGGTAGTGCGGAGTTATTGCATCTTGCCGACCTGCATCAGCTGCAGCAGCAGGATGCCTTGATCTGTGGCGCTGAGGTCGCCTGGGAGAGCAACTATCCCAATACCAGCCGTAAACCGGTGAAAGGATCCACTGTGTTTGGTGTGCGCGGCACCCTGCTCTATCGAGATCGGGGCTTTGCCACCAGTAAGCCAGTGACGGCTCAGTTTCTATTTCGCGATCCTAAAACCTTGCAGCTGCGCACTGAATACAACGACTCGGTGTTTGAAGAAGAGCTGAAACTGGTAGGACGGCAGTATCGCACCCGCCAGACTATTATCTCCCGGGCGGGGCAACAGCAAATGATCGGTCAGTATCTAGAGCGACGCTGTTGA
- a CDS encoding phycobiliprotein lyase, with protein sequence MGIVDLQNFFQCCVGDWITERTYHYLSQSLVERSRTTFRVDPITSDLKQRVLDDNQYSAAVSSLEELPGFRLGFHTVSETGEEVSQELRMLFVPQQQQGTTLAGDYLRDRAYEEDRPIVSQFRYDTSCQELLMTTPYTRVVSVDSITLINPELRIRSILNYQRPQAGPLDTLLLAGFGVEQKAC encoded by the coding sequence ATGGGTATCGTCGATCTGCAGAACTTCTTTCAGTGCTGTGTGGGAGACTGGATTACCGAACGCACGTACCACTACCTGAGTCAATCACTGGTAGAGCGCTCTCGCACAACCTTCCGGGTAGACCCGATTACGTCTGATCTAAAGCAACGGGTGCTAGACGACAACCAGTACTCAGCAGCGGTGTCCTCCCTGGAGGAATTACCAGGGTTTCGTCTGGGATTTCATACGGTCTCTGAAACCGGCGAAGAGGTATCCCAGGAATTGCGGATGCTGTTTGTGCCGCAGCAGCAGCAGGGAACTACCTTGGCAGGGGATTATCTGCGGGATCGAGCCTATGAAGAGGATCGCCCCATCGTGTCTCAGTTCCGCTACGATACCAGCTGCCAGGAACTGCTGATGACAACTCCCTATACTCGAGTCGTCTCTGTAGACTCCATCACTCTGATCAACCCTGAGCTGCGCATTCGTAGTATTCTCAACTACCAGCGTCCCCAGGCAGGTCCCCTAGATACCCTGCTACTAGCGGGATTTGGCGTTGAGCAAAAGGCATGTTAA
- the sodN gene encoding superoxide dismutase, Ni: MLNHAIATLQAWFPAPAVEAHCDGPCGVYDPSSARIAAEAVLSMTKKIVDLDLPAAGDKGGQIAYHNTLSRYIAIKEEQAQIAKDEVLILWTDYFKPVHLEQFPDLHDTFWKAAKLCSACKVEVSLQHAQELMETVQKIHNMFWTSKSRDIPWYTAS, from the coding sequence ATGCTGAATCATGCGATCGCAACGCTACAGGCCTGGTTTCCGGCCCCTGCCGTAGAGGCTCACTGCGACGGCCCTTGCGGCGTTTACGACCCGTCTTCTGCCCGCATTGCCGCCGAAGCGGTATTGTCCATGACCAAGAAAATCGTGGATCTCGACCTCCCGGCTGCTGGTGACAAGGGGGGACAAATTGCCTATCACAACACCCTGTCCCGTTACATTGCCATCAAAGAAGAGCAGGCTCAAATTGCCAAAGATGAGGTCCTAATTCTCTGGACCGACTATTTCAAACCGGTTCACCTAGAGCAGTTTCCTGATCTGCACGATACCTTCTGGAAAGCGGCCAAGCTGTGTTCTGCCTGTAAGGTAGAAGTGAGCCTCCAGCATGCCCAAGAGCTCATGGAGACAGTCCAGAAGATTCACAACATGTTCTGGACGTCTAAGAGCCGTGATATTCCCTGGTACACGGCCAGCTAG